The following is a genomic window from Episyrphus balteatus chromosome 1, idEpiBalt1.1, whole genome shotgun sequence.
TGGATCTCTTAAACCAATGGCTACGGCCTTAAGTACCAATAGCATTACAAATAACCAAATTCCACATGTGGAAACAACACCACGGACACATTCACAACAACCACCATTACCAAGTACTCCATCGCTAACTGATACAAATGTAGCGACACCATTGTTAACAGAAAAGAATACAAGAGCATCTTCTGCAAATAGTTGCAGTGATTCTGTGAAAGCTATTAAAAAAGACCTGCCCATAAGGTAAGATGATGttaatttagaaaatttcctTCGTGACTTAACATTATTTCCCTTTTTGTAGAGATTTTGCTCCTCTTGATCTATCATTACGACGATCTCCCATTCAAAAAGCCCATCGAGTTCGTTCGTCATCGAGCTTCATGGCACCAATTGATGATAGAATTGATATAGAAAACATGATGGAAGGCAAGGAGAATCTCTCCATTGATAGTGGTAGTATAACACCGGAGCAAATAGTCTGTGCTCCTTCTTTACCCAATAGCCCTTCTATGAGTCCATCGCCGAAAAGAAGAGCTTTAAGCCCCCGAAGTAGCAGTGCGGCATCAATATCACCAGTTCCAACATCTGTAATTGATCATTTGCCATTGAGATCTATGCTCCCAGCTGATATTGCCATGAAACTAACTGAATCCAATATTATTCCCCCGCTAATTGCGAAACAGAATCTAGAATTAGCTTTTAAATTGTCATCTGCATCAGCAGCCGCAGCGGCAGCTGCAGCAGCTGCTGCTGTTTCAGCCAAACAAAATGATTCAGCAAAGGCATCATCACTTTTGGGTCATCCTGGAACACCAATTAGTGTGGCAGGAGCATCTAGTGGACAGCCACAGATTTTCGTTAAACAAGGTGTCTCTAAATGCAAAGAATGCAACATTGTATTTTGCAAATATGAAAACTATTTGGCTCATAAGCAACATTATTGTTCGGCTAGAAATCAAgatgatactgaaaataaaaccaCTACTCCTCCATCGGGGTCTAGTGCTGGCGGAGGAGCAGATACCAATCCAATTGCATATCAACAGTTGATCTGTGCAGCTTGTGGAATTAAATACACATCAATGGATAATTTGAGGGCTCATCAGAAATTCTACTGCCCTAAGGGAGGTGGTGATGCTGCTGCTGCCCCTCCCATCACAAAGGAAAAATGTTCCAAATGTAAGATTCTACATGACATTGGTCAGCCATGTCCGCCAACAGCAGCAACAGCTCAGCCACAGTGTTCCTATAAATGCCCTGTTTGTGATGTTGTTAGTTTGACTGCTTCCGAGAGTCGCAAACATTTGGAAACACATGGAAGTGTTAAGGCATTTCGATGTTCGATTTGTCGATATAAGGGCAATACATTAcggtaaatatattttttatttttcccaaatagGACAagaaatattgattttattttatattttttgcttgTAGTGGGATGAGAACTCATATTCGAATGCATTTCGATAAGAAAACCTCCGACTTTAACGAGGAGAATTATATGTCTTGCATATTGGAAGATGATGGCTTAGAAATTCCTAGTCCTGTGGCAATGAGCCAGGAGCAATTATCTCAATTTGCTGCTGCACAGCAACAActtcaacaacagcagcaacaacaacagcatttATTGCAACAACAGTCATcgacccaacaacaacaacactccCCACAGAATCCTCAACAGATATTTAACTGTGAAATGTGTAACTACTCATCTTCCTACAAAGGCAATGTGGTAAGTCAATAACGATCCAAATCTTCCGGTCATTCGTTTTCTAATTGTTTATGTGTTTGAATTTAAGATGCGTCACATGAAGTTAGTACATTCACAACCTGGAACATCGCCATCTATTTCACCCGAAGTGGTTATCGAAGAGAATGAGTCATCATCAATTCAAACCCTAAATGGGGACAATACTACTAACTTAGCAGGGGGGTATGTACGCAAAACCAAATTTTAAACCCTTGTATCATTAAttctaataattttaatttctttctagTTTCACCATAAAAACGGAACCCTTAGAGCCTATCGCCGTAACTTCTGCCACCAAGAATAATAATTCCAATTCTACACCTCCAAATCATCATCCAGCTCTACATCATTTGGAACCACCCCTAACACAAGTCAAAACTGAACCAATGGATACAGATATTGGTGTTATTAGATCTCTACATTCTCCCTTATCGATTCCTCCACCACCACTTTTAAATTCAACATCACCTTTATCGGGTGATGAGAATTCCCTACATAGAAATAGTACATCATCTGGTGGAGGAGGTGCAGGTGGTGGTATgccattaaatcaaaaatattgtCAAACGTGCGATATAACATTTAATTATATGAAAACTTATTTAGcacataaacaattttattgtaaGAATAAACCTAGAGGTGATACAGATAGTCCGAGTCCGGTGACGCCAGTGCAATCTCCAACAatgttgaataaaaataaagaaaatttagaAGCTGCAATGTTatagacgacgacgacggcaGTCTATATGATTGAAGTTatgaaatatttcaatattaatACGAATTCTTCTTTGTGGTAAGAGAGAAACAggaataggtttttttttttgtatgagttaaaatttttctatttttttgttgttgtaggaGTTTGAGATTCCAGTCAGGTTTCTAACTTTTCCAAattcaaatatatttatttcagTTACTGTTATTAGCagtaattttaatttagtttgaGAATTATCAACaaagaaatgaaaaacaaaaataagatccGAGTTTTcgagttcgctgctcagctcttttgtttcaagACTAAGCAACCACCTTAACTCATGTTTGCTCGAACTTAAAGTTTTTCTGTATCTGGTCTCATGCTATTCGATGTGGCCTGCAGTTCAAAATGGATTCCAGCCTCAATCAACAAGCCACTTTTTCCAGTTCTGTTCATAGCAAGCTCCTTTCAGTCAAGCATCCCCAAGTTGATTAAGAACGTGTTGCATTTGTGTGCGCTGCTTTCCTTTATCTCTTTGTTTATTAGGGTTAATTTTGAAGACTCGCCAGGCAGGTGCGTCGTTATCTAGCTTTAACAAACTCAAGCGAAAGACAAAATTGCTCGTCgttaaatttgaagttttttattggGTTTTAGCAATTGCTATGATTCTTCACAAACAAGAAACAACAGGGCAGGATGATTAAGGCCCTGCATTGTAAGTTTTTAGTCCCAAGAAACAGGAGTTTGTTAGCCATTGATCTATGAACTGATGCATGTTGCTATATAATAGTTATGAAACAATATATTTTGTCTTCTTTTCATCACAGCTTAACTCTATTTTCGCCTGTTTCGTTTGAATGCTCGTGAATGCACAACTGACAATTTCGGCACTATGTATGCTATCATAGTTCATAGCGAGATGGTCTTTTTTTAAGGTCTCTCGCATTGTTCATTAGGAAATATTTCCAACCTGCTATTAAAATGTAGTACTAGGTCTGTACAGCAGAGTACCttattctttttctagtacaaggaaatttcgaaatttaaatcACAATTTATATTTCCATGCTGTAGAAGTGTAACTCACTCTGTCGATCAACCAGTGAGTATATTAGTTGGAATATTTGTGCATCCATCTGTAAATTAATCTGAATCTAAGTGGAGAAAtgaatttcttcaaatttgctACCGATTGTCTGTAACCAATTTCAAAGtttgtgttttgttggtttttaaattttcatttaagtgCAATATTTTCCTAAATTTTCTCAGAAATAAATAAGAGGAATTCGATTTAACATACATTTATGATATAAAATCGATCCTCACTAAAATTGTTCTGCTTTCTGATTTTATTTACACTGAACTTATTTTGTTGATGATGATTTATCtagtttcaaaatttccaaGAATATTGTACATTTGTACATGAAAGCTACGATTTAGAAAACTACAAAACCCATTTTAGAAATTCTGAAAAGTGGTGATGCAGGggactttctttattttttgtaatgatttGATTCCTCACCAATTGGACTATAATTGAATTGTTGTTGAAGTTCCCTAGGGCACTTttacaaaaagtaatttaagttatttttagaaagtaactttcaaagaaaaatgagaTCCATTCTTTCAAGTGCTTTTAATTGTTGGTCTGTAGTAAATTTTTTCACtctattagcaaaaaaaaaagaaagtataaTAATAACTTCCTGTTTTCTTAAACCACAAAGTGTGATCTGTAAATCTCATATTAATGGCAATACTTTTACttccaaatttgtattttgtctttttgaaaaagattcaaaaaataaaaaaaaaacttactaaaaaaaatctataattgTATGCATACTCCTCTCCATATAAATTGAAAACCATGTTGTCTTCttgttaattatttatattaatttttgttttttttttttttttttcaaagaaagtaAAATATCATTACGTATAACATTAATGACGCcaaagtttaatataaaattaaaaacaaataaaaaacactataactactatgaaaaaaatgatataaactAAGCAAAAGGAATGAATACAATTTAAccttaagaaatattttttttttgttttttattttgtttttcataatgTATTTTCTtcattgttctttttttctctgtaaTATTAAGTGATTTCTCTAAAATATTTGttacgtattttttttcttatttacattcttttttttttctcttaaatatAAGcgcatttaatttaagtttaaaaaacataaatcataaaatcgtaatttttaataataataaaattgcacaaagcaaatttaaaaaaaaaattataaaaatacatacaaatataaTTTACCTACTGTGTatgttaaagttaaataaacttAACAAACACTATAAGATGTATCGAAATAAAATGAAGAAACTATGTATCTTAATAATAtcctatattaaaatttaattaaatataaaaatttgtttaatctgtttaaataataataataataataattcagcTGTAGGTatcttaaataattaaaattattgtaaTTCCATTTCGAAACGAAATGTAATAGGAGAACATAATATTCCATTTTAAGTTAGTCTGGTAACAATATAatgttattattaaatattaaaaaaaaaaaaaaaacaagaaacaaaaagtaATACATATTGCTAATATgacaataaatatttattccaaaaacaaattatttttttagttttttttttctagaaactgTAAGTCGTACATAGTTGATGTTTCTTAATCAATAGGTAAAATTGTTGAAGAATAGCAGACGTGttgaaaatttctaaaaaattgaatataaaaGGCCTGTGACAAAGTGTTTTTTAAaggtaagttgtttttttaaacaatttttgaaagctcacaaaaaatatttaactaatAGGTGAAATTGGTTTATATACATAGATACGTGTGAAAAAAATTGGGTGtctaatgatttaaaattttattcaaacaaaCACGTAAATGAGCATTAATTTTTTCGCTTATTTAAAGTCcagtttattcaaaaaaaaaaaaatattaaaaaaaataaatactgaaagccatttttttaaaataaacaaactgaaatTAATTCAgttaattcaaacaaaattaattcaaatgaaataaaacttttttttgagcaaattgaTAAagttcagaaaaagttttaaatcattttgaattaattatttatttaaaagctagttcttttttttttaattcactcagtttcctcgtgattttaaaatgaaagaaggttgtcgtataaaaaaatgaacaaaatggCAATGGTGCAGTGCATGTAGTGCTTGACTCCTTACCTGGAGGTGTGGGTTCGAGCCCTACCTCaggcagcattcttttcttTACACCTCAGCTTGGAAGCCACCCGTGGGattatatgagataataatcatcttattctcaattcactgtaccaacaaTAAATCTTTCCCATCTTTCTATTCCTTttaactagtgccgtgcagtatgcatttaaaagaccttaggtcttacaggcatatagtttaaattattattattaatattaaaaatggaaAGAAACAAAATTCGTAAATATATAATTATGATGAATATTTTTAGCTGAAATTCCAAACcttcaaataatattaaatgTATAGTGTATTTGTCGTGTTAAAGCATTGACAAAATGTTAtgttactcaaaaaccgtaacattaatcaatgtaacataaaatcttaaggccccaacccatagaatccgttgcgtccgttccgtcaatccatccgttgaagttgaaggatgggacagaaaggggtgacccatagaatacgtcgtatgacggattgctttttgacagctcacttcaaattccaaggtgtgttcgatattttatcgctgaatgtgcactaaggaagttctgaagcaagaaatttttaacttttattgttgttcttttttttgataaaataaaatgctcgactagatttcatgtaggtacttgctcttcagttaaaaacaatttttataacaaattatgagttgtaggtatgactttggcacagtcaaattgaactctacaacagaatttgagtatttaattgatataatttatgagatatatcattaaatgttacttttattacattttcttcacaaataaacaattaaagttcacaattcataaaatcggagaagataagaacacagttcttagttctgaaattccccgacgtgcactcagaaacagaaaatcgaactggtctattgttgacaaccaatgtcaaaggatacgacggatgaaaaagtagaaagttgggctacttcttccgtcaTATCcatccgtctccgtccgatccgtcgcttatgggtcgcttcccataagaacgtgtgtattttatcgagctgtcagttgaaaacttcgacggaacggacgcaacggattctatgggttgggccctttacggtttttgattaattaagcctagtacgcagatcgcgctaaaatttatctttcatacaaatttcctccaaagataaattttagcgaggatttttagccaggtagtacgcagttcacgcgctaaattcgaattctcatctactacttttgcaaaaagtctccactcaatttagctcgcgaaataatgctcagcgcattttttcacagataaattttgacatttttgtggttgttgttgttgctgcaaggaaaaagaggcaaaaaaaactttggaatatataaaagaagaggaataaaacaaaatgagagcgtaaaaaaggtattctgcaggtaaaaaatatgtaatgtaatattgaatgtaagctggtataagtaaatgaaactgtgattcagccgttatttttaaatttaaatttatcttggcttttagcgaacgcgtgtagagataaaaattgtcgagataaaatttagtttagcgcgatctgcgtactgggctttaaagtatacattttaataaataggccaaaattgaaaataatgataaaaaaaattttcgaatttaagcttttttcatgTTTTGCATTCTCCGAGAGCATGTACTATGGTagactaatgt
Proteins encoded in this region:
- the LOC129905806 gene encoding zinc finger protein ush isoform X2, which translates into the protein MMTKIYFSFQQYSGECQDTAEDMTVERETKDLSPSDLNEQSDPVASADIDQSAEPTTTTESLMEEDNNCPASSSSPRTLSPPSEPEVDDRNSPSVQSDLPSEANSPSEPDDSSSIIVPAVAVATTAIPKLRLNALLASDPALNPDARNLKILHEESTKNHHHLDESLPAPVDQKPTNVVKSQVPTTAVVDNSQRVKVFMCLPCGIGFSSRSTLEAHQAYYCSHRKEAEEDSTTGGGGSGGVGGSGGGPGSASSGDKNSTITSSGEPSAKSIKTGKQYACTQCSYSADKKVSLNRHMRMHQSSPAPSSNASNGGDDSSSQQIDRYCSECDIRFSNVKTYRAHKQHYCSSRRNDGQTTPKLPELSTKTSGGSVSPPQVRTKTPTPAAVAAAAAAAAAAAVAPQPFIALPTNPILIIPYYLIRAASMIPGPLTSVSPGIPNPESTCFSLENGSLKPMATALSTNSITNNQIPHVETTPRTHSQQPPLPSTPSLTDTNVATPLLTEKNTRASSANSCSDSVKAIKKDLPIRDFAPLDLSLRRSPIQKAHRVRSSSSFMAPIDDRIDIENMMEGKENLSIDSGSITPEQIVCAPSLPNSPSMSPSPKRRALSPRSSSAASISPVPTSVIDHLPLRSMLPADIAMKLTESNIIPPLIAKQNLELAFKLSSASAAAAAAAAAAAVSAKQNDSAKASSLLGHPGTPISVAGASSGQPQIFVKQGVSKCKECNIVFCKYENYLAHKQHYCSARNQDDTENKTTTPPSGSSAGGGADTNPIAYQQLICAACGIKYTSMDNLRAHQKFYCPKGGGDAAAAPPITKEKCSKCKILHDIGQPCPPTAATAQPQCSYKCPVCDVVSLTASESRKHLETHGSVKAFRCSICRYKGNTLRGMRTHIRMHFDKKTSDFNEENYMSCILEDDGLEIPSPVAMSQEQLSQFAAAQQQLQQQQQQQQHLLQQQSSTQQQQHSPQNPQQIFNCEMCNYSSSYKGNVMRHMKLVHSQPGTSPSISPEVVIEENESSSIQTLNGDNTTNLAGGFTIKTEPLEPIAVTSATKNNNSNSTPPNHHPALHHLEPPLTQVKTEPMDTDIGVIRSLHSPLSIPPPPLLNSTSPLSGDENSLHRNSTSSGGGGAGGGMPLNQKYCQTCDITFNYMKTYLAHKQFYCKNKPRGDTDSPSPVTPVQSPTMLNKNKENLEAAML
- the LOC129905806 gene encoding zinc finger protein ush isoform X1; amino-acid sequence: MSRRKQSNPKPLLKSECQDTAEDMTVERETKDLSPSDLNEQSDPVASADIDQSAEPTTTTESLMEEDNNCPASSSSPRTLSPPSEPEVDDRNSPSVQSDLPSEANSPSEPDDSSSIIVPAVAVATTAIPKLRLNALLASDPALNPDARNLKILHEESTKNHHHLDESLPAPVDQKPTNVVKSQVPTTAVVDNSQRVKVFMCLPCGIGFSSRSTLEAHQAYYCSHRKEAEEDSTTGGGGSGGVGGSGGGPGSASSGDKNSTITSSGEPSAKSIKTGKQYACTQCSYSADKKVSLNRHMRMHQSSPAPSSNASNGGDDSSSQQIDRYCSECDIRFSNVKTYRAHKQHYCSSRRNDGQTTPKLPELSTKTSGGSVSPPQVRTKTPTPAAVAAAAAAAAAAAVAPQPFIALPTNPILIIPYYLIRAASMIPGPLTSVSPGIPNPESTCFSLENGSLKPMATALSTNSITNNQIPHVETTPRTHSQQPPLPSTPSLTDTNVATPLLTEKNTRASSANSCSDSVKAIKKDLPIRDFAPLDLSLRRSPIQKAHRVRSSSSFMAPIDDRIDIENMMEGKENLSIDSGSITPEQIVCAPSLPNSPSMSPSPKRRALSPRSSSAASISPVPTSVIDHLPLRSMLPADIAMKLTESNIIPPLIAKQNLELAFKLSSASAAAAAAAAAAAVSAKQNDSAKASSLLGHPGTPISVAGASSGQPQIFVKQGVSKCKECNIVFCKYENYLAHKQHYCSARNQDDTENKTTTPPSGSSAGGGADTNPIAYQQLICAACGIKYTSMDNLRAHQKFYCPKGGGDAAAAPPITKEKCSKCKILHDIGQPCPPTAATAQPQCSYKCPVCDVVSLTASESRKHLETHGSVKAFRCSICRYKGNTLRGMRTHIRMHFDKKTSDFNEENYMSCILEDDGLEIPSPVAMSQEQLSQFAAAQQQLQQQQQQQQHLLQQQSSTQQQQHSPQNPQQIFNCEMCNYSSSYKGNVMRHMKLVHSQPGTSPSISPEVVIEENESSSIQTLNGDNTTNLAGGFTIKTEPLEPIAVTSATKNNNSNSTPPNHHPALHHLEPPLTQVKTEPMDTDIGVIRSLHSPLSIPPPPLLNSTSPLSGDENSLHRNSTSSGGGGAGGGMPLNQKYCQTCDITFNYMKTYLAHKQFYCKNKPRGDTDSPSPVTPVQSPTMLNKNKENLEAAML
- the LOC129905806 gene encoding zinc finger protein ush isoform X3, translated to MKMDYILMTDGECQDTAEDMTVERETKDLSPSDLNEQSDPVASADIDQSAEPTTTTESLMEEDNNCPASSSSPRTLSPPSEPEVDDRNSPSVQSDLPSEANSPSEPDDSSSIIVPAVAVATTAIPKLRLNALLASDPALNPDARNLKILHEESTKNHHHLDESLPAPVDQKPTNVVKSQVPTTAVVDNSQRVKVFMCLPCGIGFSSRSTLEAHQAYYCSHRKEAEEDSTTGGGGSGGVGGSGGGPGSASSGDKNSTITSSGEPSAKSIKTGKQYACTQCSYSADKKVSLNRHMRMHQSSPAPSSNASNGGDDSSSQQIDRYCSECDIRFSNVKTYRAHKQHYCSSRRNDGQTTPKLPELSTKTSGGSVSPPQVRTKTPTPAAVAAAAAAAAAAAVAPQPFIALPTNPILIIPYYLIRAASMIPGPLTSVSPGIPNPESTCFSLENGSLKPMATALSTNSITNNQIPHVETTPRTHSQQPPLPSTPSLTDTNVATPLLTEKNTRASSANSCSDSVKAIKKDLPIRDFAPLDLSLRRSPIQKAHRVRSSSSFMAPIDDRIDIENMMEGKENLSIDSGSITPEQIVCAPSLPNSPSMSPSPKRRALSPRSSSAASISPVPTSVIDHLPLRSMLPADIAMKLTESNIIPPLIAKQNLELAFKLSSASAAAAAAAAAAAVSAKQNDSAKASSLLGHPGTPISVAGASSGQPQIFVKQGVSKCKECNIVFCKYENYLAHKQHYCSARNQDDTENKTTTPPSGSSAGGGADTNPIAYQQLICAACGIKYTSMDNLRAHQKFYCPKGGGDAAAAPPITKEKCSKCKILHDIGQPCPPTAATAQPQCSYKCPVCDVVSLTASESRKHLETHGSVKAFRCSICRYKGNTLRGMRTHIRMHFDKKTSDFNEENYMSCILEDDGLEIPSPVAMSQEQLSQFAAAQQQLQQQQQQQQHLLQQQSSTQQQQHSPQNPQQIFNCEMCNYSSSYKGNVMRHMKLVHSQPGTSPSISPEVVIEENESSSIQTLNGDNTTNLAGGFTIKTEPLEPIAVTSATKNNNSNSTPPNHHPALHHLEPPLTQVKTEPMDTDIGVIRSLHSPLSIPPPPLLNSTSPLSGDENSLHRNSTSSGGGGAGGGMPLNQKYCQTCDITFNYMKTYLAHKQFYCKNKPRGDTDSPSPVTPVQSPTMLNKNKENLEAAML
- the LOC129905806 gene encoding zinc finger protein ush isoform X6; amino-acid sequence: MSRRKQSNPKPLLKSECQDTAEDMTVERETKDLSPSDLNEQSDPVASADIDQSAEPTTTTESLMEEDNNCPASSSSPRTLSPPSEPEVDDRNSPSVQSDLPSEANSPSEPDDSSSIIVPAVAVATTAIPKLRLNALLASDPALNPDARNLKILHEESTKNHHHLDESLPAPVDQKPTNVVKSQVPTTAVVDNSQRVKVFMCLPCGIGFSSRSTLEAHQAYYCSHRKEAEEDSTTGGGGSGGVGGSGGGPGSASSGDKNSTITSSGEPSAKSIKTGKQYACTQCSYSADKKVSLNRHMRMHQSSPAPSSNASNGGDDSSSQQIDRYCSECDIRFSNVKTYRAHKQHYCSSRRNDGQTTPKLPELSTKTSGGSVSPPQVRTKTPTPAAVAAAAAAAAAAAVAPQPFIALPTNPILIIPYYLIRAASMIPGPLTSVSPGIPNPESTCFSLENGSLKPMATALSTNSITNNQIPHVETTPRTHSQQPPLPSTPSLTDTNVATPLLTEKNTRASSANSCSDSVKAIKKDLPIRDFAPLDLSLRRSPIQKAHRVRSSSSFMAPIDDRIDIENMMEGKENLSIDSGSITPEQIVCAPSLPNSPSMSPSPKRRALSPRSSSAASISPVPTSVIDHLPLRSMLPADIAMKLTESNIIPPLIAKQNLELAFKLSSASAAAAAAAAAAAVSAKQNDSAKASSLLGHPGTPISVAGASSGQPQIFVKQGVSKCKECNIVFCKYENYLAHKQHYCSARNQDDTENKTTTPPSGSSAGGGADTNPIAYQQLICAACGIKYTSMDNLRAHQKFYCPKGGGDAAAAPPITKEKCSKCKILHDIGQPCPPTAATAQPQCSYKCPVCDVVSLTASESRKHLETHGSVKAFRCSICRYKGNTLRGMRTHIRMHFDKKTSDFNEENYMSCILEDDGLEIPSPVAMSQEQLSQFAAAQQQLQQQQQQQQHLLQQQSSTQQQQHSPQNPQQIFNCEMCNYSSSYKGNVMRHMKLVHSQPGTSPSISPEVVIEENESSSIQTLNGDNTTNLAGGYFHHKNGTLRAYRRNFCHQE
- the LOC129905806 gene encoding zinc finger protein ush isoform X5; this encodes MTVERETKDLSPSDLNEQSDPVASADIDQSAEPTTTTESLMEEDNNCPASSSSPRTLSPPSEPEVDDRNSPSVQSDLPSEANSPSEPDDSSSIIVPAVAVATTAIPKLRLNALLASDPALNPDARNLKILHEESTKNHHHLDESLPAPVDQKPTNVVKSQVPTTAVVDNSQRVKVFMCLPCGIGFSSRSTLEAHQAYYCSHRKEAEEDSTTGGGGSGGVGGSGGGPGSASSGDKNSTITSSGEPSAKSIKTGKQYACTQCSYSADKKVSLNRHMRMHQSSPAPSSNASNGGDDSSSQQIDRYCSECDIRFSNVKTYRAHKQHYCSSRRNDGQTTPKLPELSTKTSGGSVSPPQVRTKTPTPAAVAAAAAAAAAAAVAPQPFIALPTNPILIIPYYLIRAASMIPGPLTSVSPGIPNPESTCFSLENGSLKPMATALSTNSITNNQIPHVETTPRTHSQQPPLPSTPSLTDTNVATPLLTEKNTRASSANSCSDSVKAIKKDLPIRDFAPLDLSLRRSPIQKAHRVRSSSSFMAPIDDRIDIENMMEGKENLSIDSGSITPEQIVCAPSLPNSPSMSPSPKRRALSPRSSSAASISPVPTSVIDHLPLRSMLPADIAMKLTESNIIPPLIAKQNLELAFKLSSASAAAAAAAAAAAVSAKQNDSAKASSLLGHPGTPISVAGASSGQPQIFVKQGVSKCKECNIVFCKYENYLAHKQHYCSARNQDDTENKTTTPPSGSSAGGGADTNPIAYQQLICAACGIKYTSMDNLRAHQKFYCPKGGGDAAAAPPITKEKCSKCKILHDIGQPCPPTAATAQPQCSYKCPVCDVVSLTASESRKHLETHGSVKAFRCSICRYKGNTLRGMRTHIRMHFDKKTSDFNEENYMSCILEDDGLEIPSPVAMSQEQLSQFAAAQQQLQQQQQQQQHLLQQQSSTQQQQHSPQNPQQIFNCEMCNYSSSYKGNVMRHMKLVHSQPGTSPSISPEVVIEENESSSIQTLNGDNTTNLAGGFTIKTEPLEPIAVTSATKNNNSNSTPPNHHPALHHLEPPLTQVKTEPMDTDIGVIRSLHSPLSIPPPPLLNSTSPLSGDENSLHRNSTSSGGGGAGGGMPLNQKYCQTCDITFNYMKTYLAHKQFYCKNKPRGDTDSPSPVTPVQSPTMLNKNKENLEAAML
- the LOC129905806 gene encoding zinc finger protein ush isoform X4; this translates as MTQGVNTLQSECQDTAEDMTVERETKDLSPSDLNEQSDPVASADIDQSAEPTTTTESLMEEDNNCPASSSSPRTLSPPSEPEVDDRNSPSVQSDLPSEANSPSEPDDSSSIIVPAVAVATTAIPKLRLNALLASDPALNPDARNLKILHEESTKNHHHLDESLPAPVDQKPTNVVKSQVPTTAVVDNSQRVKVFMCLPCGIGFSSRSTLEAHQAYYCSHRKEAEEDSTTGGGGSGGVGGSGGGPGSASSGDKNSTITSSGEPSAKSIKTGKQYACTQCSYSADKKVSLNRHMRMHQSSPAPSSNASNGGDDSSSQQIDRYCSECDIRFSNVKTYRAHKQHYCSSRRNDGQTTPKLPELSTKTSGGSVSPPQVRTKTPTPAAVAAAAAAAAAAAVAPQPFIALPTNPILIIPYYLIRAASMIPGPLTSVSPGIPNPESTCFSLENGSLKPMATALSTNSITNNQIPHVETTPRTHSQQPPLPSTPSLTDTNVATPLLTEKNTRASSANSCSDSVKAIKKDLPIRDFAPLDLSLRRSPIQKAHRVRSSSSFMAPIDDRIDIENMMEGKENLSIDSGSITPEQIVCAPSLPNSPSMSPSPKRRALSPRSSSAASISPVPTSVIDHLPLRSMLPADIAMKLTESNIIPPLIAKQNLELAFKLSSASAAAAAAAAAAAVSAKQNDSAKASSLLGHPGTPISVAGASSGQPQIFVKQGVSKCKECNIVFCKYENYLAHKQHYCSARNQDDTENKTTTPPSGSSAGGGADTNPIAYQQLICAACGIKYTSMDNLRAHQKFYCPKGGGDAAAAPPITKEKCSKCKILHDIGQPCPPTAATAQPQCSYKCPVCDVVSLTASESRKHLETHGSVKAFRCSICRYKGNTLRGMRTHIRMHFDKKTSDFNEENYMSCILEDDGLEIPSPVAMSQEQLSQFAAAQQQLQQQQQQQQHLLQQQSSTQQQQHSPQNPQQIFNCEMCNYSSSYKGNVMRHMKLVHSQPGTSPSISPEVVIEENESSSIQTLNGDNTTNLAGGFTIKTEPLEPIAVTSATKNNNSNSTPPNHHPALHHLEPPLTQVKTEPMDTDIGVIRSLHSPLSIPPPPLLNSTSPLSGDENSLHRNSTSSGGGGAGGGMPLNQKYCQTCDITFNYMKTYLAHKQFYCKNKPRGDTDSPSPVTPVQSPTMLNKNKENLEAAML